The sequence TTGTTTATAGAAACATCTTTTTCTAAGTATTAAATTGCATGTGGGACAGGTTGCAGGAAATTTAGTTccactttttaaattttacttcCATGAGGAGGTTAGAAAAGTAGCCGTTTCAAGTATAAGAATGATTGTTCCTTTGCATcttttttttgttaacaatttTCCTCTGCTCATTAAGTTGCTTTATGCCATTATCCCAACTGTTTTTAATGGTTATGATTTCCTATATCATTTTAGCAATGCCGGAGCTATTACGTTCTGCAAAGTTGGCTATTGAGAAAGGGCAATCTCAAGGTCGGGATGCATCCTATTTGAAGTTTTTGAGTGACAGTATCATCCCCAGCTCTGGTGGACGCTTTACATAAGGTATTCCGTATACACGTTTATCTGTTCTTAGATGCATCTATATGGAATTCATTAGGTTTTTACAATATGAGTAAGTTGTTATTATGATCTGAATCCTTAGGGGGTTGTTGATCTGTCTCGAAATATCATATAAGCTTAGGTGTTCCTTTGTGAGTGCAGTATGGACTTTTTTGTTAGTTTATGAGACCTAGTCTAGGCATGGATTTGATAACCAAGCTTAATATAAGGTTATATTGGGTGGACTTTGCCTGGCCAATAAAAGGTGATTTGATTGAGGCTAAAGTTGTCCATGATCAACTTTGTTCCATGGTTGAAAGGTAAAGAACTCAAATTTTCCTTTTTAGTTTCCTAATGCAGTCCCGCATTTACTCTTTTTTGTTGAGGTTAGTTTTTATCAAGCATTTGCTGCTTTGATGTGCCAATgcatatttgatttgatttaatttgattttctatttaatgttgCCCATTTTATGTGATGTAGGTTTTGTGTGCTGGAAAAGACCTCGCAACGGAACAAACTGCTGGCCGCATGATTAATCTGCTTAGACAGCTTCAGCAAACTTTACCGCCTGTAACTCTTGCTTCTACTTGGTCATCTCTGCAGCCGCAACAACAGCTTGCATTGTAATCCATCCTTTCTTCATAGTTTCCATGGTTTTGCTTCCTTGAAGTCTATCCTTTCTTGGTAGCGTCACATCTGAGTTCCACTGCATTAGAGCTTAAGCTTTAGGTGATTTAGATAGAACTGTTAGATATATAATTTTGCTATACATGTTTGGTTTGTGTTGATGATCACTAACATGAATGTTAATGTTTATACTCTATACAAGGTTCACCAAAAAATTAAGGGGATTCCTGAGAAAACAGATTTCAAGGATGATAACTTAGTATTTGTTGCTGATGCTACTGGTAGAGTTGGTTCAAGAACTGTTAGGTACATTTGTTAGTACTCTTTAATTCACTTGTTCTTTAAGAAGAAACTTCTTTTCTTTAAAATGCTGACTAGTGATAGTTTCATTTCAGAGAGCTTATAAAACTTGGATTTAAAGTAAGAGCTAGAGTGAGGAGTGCTGAAAGAGCTGGTCTACTAATCAAGGTACAGGTTCTATCTTATGAACAAGATTTGGTATCCATTAGTTCTTGATATGAAAAGGATGTGCATTAAGATATAGAACATATGTAGAGTGTTGAGAAAATGAAGCTTGATGATGGAACAAGTGGAGGGAGTCAAGGTAAGAAAAGTTTATGGATTTCATGATTTGTGTAGGTTTGGcaattggtacgcggaatcgtgattacactttaattatgtaaagttcattgctctttctttccctggaaatggcgccaaaaacatgatgccaaaaccacggttcacaactccgtgtaactgaccagcaagtgcactgggtcgtctaagtaataccttacgtgagtaagggtcgaatcccacggagattgttggtatgaagcaagctatggtcaccttgcaaatctcagttaggcagatataaattgataatggtgtttttgaatttaatataataaaatagggatagaaattcttatgtaattcattggtaggaatttcagataaacgaatggagatgctttcgttcctctgaacctctgctttcctgctaccttcatccaatcagtcttactcctttccatggctggctttatgtgatacatcaccactgtcaatggctactttcggtcatctctcgggaaaatgatccaatgccctgtcacggcacggctattcatctgtcagttctcgatcatgctggaatagg is a genomic window of Arachis ipaensis cultivar K30076 chromosome B06, Araip1.1, whole genome shotgun sequence containing:
- the LOC110263382 gene encoding importin-5-like, which gives rise to MFCCYADELKEGFFPWIDQVAGNLVPLFKFYFHEEVRKVAVSTMPELLRSAKLAIEKGQSQGRDASYLKFLSDSIIPSSGGRFT